The following coding sequences are from one uncultured Bacteroides sp. window:
- a CDS encoding TonB-dependent receptor, with product MKKVSKKILSILALLTLFSAVVAANNIKGVIRDKSSKEPLTGATVQVLGTNIGVVADIDGNYNLSGLQKGTYTILIKYVSYKSIELKSIKVSDENPLILNIDMEPESQFLSGVTVVAQVKRNTDMAMMSDQRRSLVVQSGVSAQQISKTQDKDASEVIKRIPGISIIDEKFVMVRGLSQRYNNVWINGSAVPSSEPDSRAFSFDIIPSSQLDNMIIVKSPAPEYPADFTGGFILINTKDMPSENTFNISLGTSINDQTHFKDFKSGKGSGTDFLGFDNGLRSLDAGMKGKVNTFANNSNRVDLLNNNFNNDWTLHNKKPVGDLKFNLNYAHRWEMESGRKIGLLAAVNYSNTYKTYLNMENSLFGSYDATHNHSVYLRKSTDNQYNHDVRVGAMVNLMYQPKNSRNHYEFKNIFNQIGKDRYTSRYGFDAQSNNEKSYEYYYSSRTTYNGQFTGKHSFDNGKLDWSAGYSYANRNLPDRRRYMLNDNDKTGDIALNTGNDISREFTSLNEHIASANINYQRDFQFGSFNPTLKVGGYGEYRTRTYNTRQFTYGWGDDMPSGFKHFDVPTQLMQDENYGENKLFMYELVRKTYDYSGNNRLGAGYIGANLPLSTRINLYTGLRYEYTKMELVRNTRDDIESHRSLFYTYNDLFPSANATYKLTDKQQFRLSYGKSVNRPEFREVSTSVYYDFDLASNVEGNPALKPSYIHNVDFRYEWYPNPGESVSLALFYKHFDSPIEWTYTVNGGTDLTYSNKNAKAANNYGMELDLRKKLDFIGLPHFSWSFNGSLIKSRVEFEKGSKEENRPMQGQSPYLINTGIFYEHPTKQFNVAVLYNRIGKRIIGVGRTVGTSGEQTVNVPNSYEMPHDAIDLSISKKIGKMEIKAGVRDLLAQRVNFKQFGSVYNANQKTEYEEITKSYKPGRNFNLSVSYSF from the coding sequence ATGAAAAAAGTATCAAAAAAAATTCTATCCATTCTCGCGCTACTCACCCTTTTCTCGGCAGTAGTAGCAGCCAACAACATTAAAGGTGTCATTAGAGACAAAAGTTCTAAAGAACCACTTACCGGAGCAACCGTACAAGTATTAGGCACCAATATCGGAGTCGTAGCCGATATAGATGGTAATTACAATTTGAGCGGACTCCAAAAAGGTACATACACCATTTTAATTAAGTATGTATCATACAAAAGTATCGAGTTGAAAAGTATAAAAGTAAGTGATGAAAATCCTCTTATACTAAACATCGACATGGAACCTGAAAGCCAATTTTTAAGTGGAGTAACCGTCGTAGCACAGGTAAAAAGGAACACTGACATGGCTATGATGAGCGATCAGAGAAGAAGTCTAGTTGTCCAATCAGGAGTTTCTGCCCAGCAAATTAGTAAGACGCAAGACAAAGATGCCTCGGAAGTGATAAAACGCATCCCGGGCATTTCTATTATAGACGAAAAGTTTGTAATGGTTCGCGGACTCTCTCAAAGATATAATAATGTATGGATCAATGGTAGCGCAGTACCTAGTTCAGAGCCGGACTCACGCGCTTTCTCATTCGATATCATACCAAGTTCTCAATTAGACAACATGATCATTGTTAAGTCACCCGCCCCCGAATATCCGGCAGACTTCACTGGTGGTTTTATCCTTATCAACACGAAAGATATGCCTAGTGAGAATACTTTTAATATTTCTTTAGGAACCAGCATCAATGATCAAACACACTTCAAAGATTTCAAATCAGGCAAAGGGAGTGGCACTGATTTCCTTGGTTTTGATAATGGACTTCGTTCGTTAGATGCAGGGATGAAAGGTAAAGTGAACACTTTTGCTAATAATTCTAACCGCGTAGATCTTCTAAATAATAATTTTAATAACGACTGGACCCTTCATAACAAGAAGCCGGTAGGCGATTTAAAATTCAACTTAAATTACGCCCATCGCTGGGAGATGGAAAGTGGCCGTAAGATAGGTTTGCTTGCAGCAGTAAATTACAGCAACACTTACAAAACCTATCTGAATATGGAAAACTCTTTGTTCGGCTCTTACGACGCAACACACAACCATTCTGTTTATTTACGCAAAAGTACCGATAATCAGTATAATCATGATGTGCGTGTAGGTGCGATGGTTAATTTGATGTACCAACCCAAAAACAGTCGCAACCATTATGAATTTAAGAACATTTTCAACCAAATAGGAAAAGACCGATATACTAGCCGCTACGGGTTCGATGCACAAAGTAATAATGAGAAAAGCTATGAATATTATTATTCAAGCCGCACGACCTACAATGGTCAGTTTACCGGAAAGCATAGTTTTGATAACGGGAAACTAGATTGGAGTGCAGGTTACTCTTATGCAAACCGTAACTTACCAGACAGACGTCGATATATGTTGAATGACAATGATAAAACTGGAGATATCGCTTTAAACACAGGTAATGATATCAGTCGCGAATTTACCAGTCTGAATGAACATATAGCCTCTGCAAACATTAACTATCAGCGTGATTTTCAATTTGGCTCTTTTAACCCAACTCTGAAAGTTGGAGGATATGGAGAGTACCGCACACGTACTTATAATACTCGTCAATTTACCTACGGGTGGGGTGATGACATGCCTTCCGGTTTCAAACACTTCGATGTACCGACTCAGTTAATGCAAGATGAGAATTACGGAGAGAACAAACTATTTATGTACGAACTCGTACGCAAGACTTACGATTATTCAGGTAACAACCGTTTGGGAGCAGGCTACATCGGTGCCAACTTACCATTGAGTACAAGAATAAATCTATATACAGGTCTACGTTACGAATACACCAAAATGGAATTAGTACGTAATACCCGTGACGATATAGAAAGTCATCGCAGTTTGTTCTATACTTACAATGACCTATTCCCCTCTGCTAATGCTACATACAAGCTTACTGACAAACAACAGTTCCGTCTTTCTTATGGTAAATCAGTCAACCGTCCTGAATTCCGTGAAGTTTCAACATCGGTATATTACGACTTTGACTTAGCGTCAAATGTAGAAGGAAACCCCGCATTGAAACCTTCATACATTCACAATGTTGACTTCCGTTACGAATGGTATCCCAATCCGGGAGAATCAGTCTCTTTAGCTCTATTCTATAAACATTTTGATTCACCTATCGAGTGGACTTATACCGTCAATGGAGGTACAGACCTTACCTATTCTAATAAAAATGCTAAGGCTGCCAACAATTACGGGATGGAATTAGATTTGCGTAAGAAGCTAGATTTTATCGGCTTACCTCATTTCAGTTGGTCATTTAATGGATCACTCATCAAGAGTAGAGTTGAATTCGAGAAAGGTAGCAAAGAAGAGAACCGCCCCATGCAAGGACAATCACCTTATTTGATCAATACAGGTATATTCTATGAACACCCAACGAAGCAATTTAATGTAGCAGTTTTATACAACCGCATCGGAAAACGAATCATCGGAGTAGGACGTACAGTAGGAACAAGTGGTGAGCAAACAGTGAATGTTCCCAACTCTTACGAGATGCCTCACGATGCAATAGATCTATCTATCAGCAAGAAAATTGGCAAGATGGAAATAAAAGCAGGAGTACGCGACCTGTTAGCACAACGCGTAAACTTCAAACAATTTGGAAGTGTATATAATGCAAATCAAAAAACTGAATACGAAG